Below is a window of Humulus lupulus chromosome 9, drHumLupu1.1, whole genome shotgun sequence DNA.
tttatgtccacaaagggcattttagtcatattatccaatttcccactaattcctcaagtgttcctaataattcccgttcgctacccaatgcctaataaatcaccaaatatattcccaaattctcgattaactccccaggcttaacccaagcctggtacaggttcccgctttgactttccgctaacccgctcgttctaggatcgtctcgagtcatagatcacaagtatcaacatagtcaggcccaacatggccaaattacaaatatgctcaatcaggtctacatgcatattaattcacataatcatgcaccataattaatcacataatcataaaacgtgcactaaatcataatcatgcataaaacccattaaagacccacacagaattccattatgccctccaggcacgctatctcaggccctaagccttaataccgaatttggggtcgttacacacaCACATTACTTTACTAACATCACAATGATGCCAATATGCTCTTACTTTGCATTATTCTTCAATGTTCAGCTTCTTCTAAAATTCGCATACTTGATTAGGCTTTTCAATTTGTTCCCCTGAAATACTATAAGGCTAATTGATATATTTATAGTGTGATGAATGAGTCCAGTAATCTCTATTTCTGTTTGGGTACAGGGCTTATGAGTTTTAATATAGTTTTCTAATTAATAGAGATTACAAATACTAATTAGATTATGGAATTCGATTTCACGAACGCATTTCATTAATTGTATATGTGTAGCATTTTCAAAGTCTTCAAATGCATAGTTCTTTTGTTGCAATAGTTTTATTAGTGTTTCATTAATTGTATTAGTGTTTTTTTAAAGGTGCAATACTTGGTTTAGTTCTTTGTTGCAACTATCTTTTTTTTACCATTTACTAAGGTCTGCAATGTTCTTTTGGATCTTCTTGTGTTTTGTTCAATCATTGAGATTTTGTCTAGCTTAAAAGTAATATAGTTCTTCTTGATAAATTTGTTTAGCTTTTGTCTAGCTTAGAAGTAATAAACTGCTTATAAATTTATTAAAGTAATCATTCTTATGGGAATAGTCTACTAGTACTTTTAGCTTTATATGTCAACAATTGattattaacaaaaataaaattaatatgccAACCACTAAGTAaaattaaaagcttacctaaccatctatcaataccaagtaaaaaaattcaaacaacacacaataagtttaactccttatatcaccgcaacacacaaacaacttttccaaaacctacttctctaagacacacaaattttcaaccttccattatcaccgcagcacacaattttaatctcagaacctacttctctatggatgaatatttaatatattcaaactcctctaacatttgtatgatattaataaaagatttaaaagaacatacttccgtacctcttgctattaataatcaagttaattaaatttactccttgccaattcgatccacaaccaaaggaatataatcaatacctaaaagattaatacaaaattaaaattaaatgataaaataaaacaataaaattcatgaaatcataaactatattcattaatggtacaaacttaacataaagaaacatattccaactcaaatgtccaaaaaaatcatcattttcataaTAATCATCGTTTCTGCTCATTCTATCTTAAATTCAgctactaaaaaattaaaataaataatatttcagcaacttaaaaacaatatgtaacaaaaaatatatatatacctcaACCATAACATATGCATACCTCAACATAGTGCCGAATGTTGCTAGAAGCATGTATGTGCCTTGTGTTGAAATATGATTGAGTATATTCTTCAATGCTCTCTACCCTGTAAAGCATTGTTCGGAATATTTTAGGAAAACTCCTGATAATAGATTTTTTAAGTAAAGTTCATACTTTGAAAACAAATATCGGCAAGACCAAAATAATTAGTCTAGCCCCAATCCAATGTGAGTTAATATACAACATATAGTTAGCAAGTGACAAGGCAGCAGACCTTCCACGAAAGCAATAATAACTAATGAGTTGGGTCCCATTCAATTTCATAAGATACTTTTTGAACATAAACTTTCTCGGAGAAACAGAAATTTTGGACGTGTccagtttgaaaaaaaaaagttggttATGATTAGAAAAAATTACCTGTAAACATAGTTCACCATGATTCCCTCAGTTTGACGTAGGCCTTTTTCTGAATGATCAGCCATCCAATTTATTCTTTCAATCATCCAATTAGAAAAAAGTTGGTATGTATGCTTTTgtggacatatatatatatatatagctcaaATATTAACTACTTAATAGCAAGTTGCCTCCCCTGAATCTGCATCAATTGTCATTGTTACCATATATTCTGATGCATTCCGAATCAAGAAAATGACCAGAAAGAAATAAGAGAAAATTTAAAGATGTTGAAGACAATGTTTAAAAATACTCATGTAAACATATCGAAAAAAAAGACATACAAAACTTAACGACCTGGTCATTAGAAAAAAGGACAAATATGAacaaataacatataaaagcaattTTTCTTCAGGAAACACATATACCACTTATGCAGACACATGACAATGACcagtaagaaaaaaaaatggatacATAAGCAATAACACAAAGAAAAGGAATATAATTACTCCtagagaaaaaatagataaaCTATAAATCTTTCTAAAACAATCACTAATGGATACTCAATTTCATTATGACTCATTTCGACATATCTACTAGTACCTATATTACCTATCTTTTGGAGCATGTCCTTTAACGTTTCACGCCTTCGCCTCCTTGCATTATCATCTCCATCTCCTCCTTCTTAAGCAACAAGCTTATCACTCTCACCCACAAGTTCCCCATCACACATTTTACAGTGAAAATATTCGTCCTTCATAGAAATTAACCGCCAGGCATCCATTGCAGTATACCTACAAATTTGACACCAAAACATTATTGGATAAATTTAAATTCTACTCATGTAAATGATTATATCAGACATTTGAACCAActattttaaaacaaaaacaaagttaaaaaccTTTTATTGCAATTGGGGCATATATATTCCTGAACTGTGTTCTTGTCTTCCAATTCATCTTTCAGTGTTTTCTTCATACGATGCAGTCTGTACCTAACCACATCATATATCTTAAACAGTTGTTGCTTTAGGCCTTTTCCAAAATATGAAAGGCAATATTTGAACAACTATTAGTAAGCTGGAAAAACAAGTTAACAAGCAAAAATGTGTTAAACTAAAAATAGTCACTATTCCTAGGCCAATCATAACAAAACACTCAACATGCTATCAAAATTTAGTGATCCAACTGTATCTTCAAACCATTAACGTAACATACCTAACTTAGATCCTTAGAAAGATAAACATCAATTTGTTGTTTCTTTTTAGCTAGTTGAATCTTAACATATGGCTGGCATTTTTTTTTTGGAGGGGTTTCATAATATTTAGATccagaaggaaaaaaaatatactaGTTCCAATTAGTTGATCATGTTTCAACTAGTGAAAAACTAATGTCATACTATGACTAACCTGCCCTGCTCCCTCAGCAACACAGACCACTGCTGATCCTTTTGTCTCAATGAGGTATTTCAGATGTCGCAAAACACCATGAGGACCATGTAAATGGAAAGGTACCTTAAATGTATAAAACCAGTAGCAGTACAGAATCTCAAAAATACATAACCAATTAGTAAATCGCACAAATACCTCTGGTATCAAGAATATATCGATTTGTCCACTAGCCAGGGATGCATGCATAGCAATAAATCCACTGCTACGACCCATCAACTTTATAATTCCTATACCATGGTATGCACTATGTGCCTGTAATAAGGATTGAGAAGTTAACAAAGATTGTTTTTCCCACTGAATTCTTTAACAATGATATTATAATGCATGAAACTTAAGCAATCAAAATGAAATCGAACAAACCAAAAAATATAATGAAAATTTGTACCTCGATGTAAGCTGAATTAATGGCTCGTTGTGCTTCCTCAACAGCAGTGTCAAACCCAAAAGTTTTGTCCATCAGCAAAATATCATTGTCTATTGTTTTGGGGACCCCAACAACAGCCACCTTTACCCCTCTTCTATAGCACTGAAATGAAAATAGGAAAAGTAGGACATGAGACCTAAATAGAAATGGCAGGCAAGGTCAAGGCAAGATAAAGGGAAACAACTTACAAATGCAGCAAACAAGTAAAAGTAGTTAAACATATCTAATAAGATGATTCTAGCGGCACGGTCATCTATATGGCAGTAAAGTGATTTCTAATTTATACAAAAACATGAACATATAGACATGGTGATGAATCCTAAACTAAAAGCAGAATGAATTCAAGTCATCGGGAATGGATCAACTTTTAATTCTTGAGACAGCACTTTACATCTACAAATTTAGAACAACTTGTACCAAAGCAATTTATATCCCAAAAGATTTATGCTTTAAGTAATCTATTCAATAGTGACCTTAGTTATGAATGCATGCCAGACTATGAGATAAGAAACACAGGAATGTAAACAGATACACGCATAACTACCTCTTTGTGAATTACATTTTCCCCAGCACAAGTTCCATTCCCACCCAGCACAAAAAGTATGTTGATTCCTCTTTCCTGATATCAAATTAATAAATGTTTTCAGGTCAGGAATCATATGTCCGCAAAATTATTAACTCTAAAGAAACTGAAACAACAAACCTCCATGCTCTCCATGATTTCACTTATGCCTGGTCCTCCACGTGAAACTCCTAACAAGCTTCCACCGGATAGGTGAACGTTTTGGACCACTTTTCGGGTTAGCTGATAATCACAATCCAACAGTACAAATACATGTTAACGTACACACCTAAAGAAGTTTGGCACTTTCTTTTTGGGAGTGAAACGTCATTAACAAATTAAATGCATATCTAAAAGACAGAAACCGAAACTTACAGGCATTTCAGCAAATTCTTTGTCGGAAAATCCACGATAACCATATGGAATCCCCACAATCTTCTTAACTCCATATATTTCAAGTGTAATCACAATCTGCAGCAGATACATAATGAATTGTTATATAGGCTctcataaataatttttttctcacATGTATGTTAAGACTTATCAGTATTTTCTATAGCTACAATATACGCGGAGatctatttatttcatttttagtTACTGCCTGATGGAACCGACCTGTCTGATTACATCATTAAGACTAGGGC
It encodes the following:
- the LOC133799822 gene encoding ATP-dependent 6-phosphofructokinase 5, chloroplastic-like gives rise to the protein MYLLQIVITLEIYGVKKIVGIPYGYRGFSDKEFAEMPLTRKVVQNVHLSGGSLLGVSRGGPGISEIMESMEERGINILFVLGGNGTCAGENVIHKECYRRGVKVAVVGVPKTIDNDILLMDKTFGFDTAVEEAQRAINSAYIEAHSAYHGIGIIKLMGRSSGFIAMHASLASGQIDIFLIPEVPFHLHGPHGVLRHLKYLIETKGSAVVCVAEGAGQVSHSMTLVFH